A genome region from Littorina saxatilis isolate snail1 linkage group LG16, US_GU_Lsax_2.0, whole genome shotgun sequence includes the following:
- the LOC138950702 gene encoding transcription intermediary factor 1-alpha-like has product MTTRRETGVGEEAMKSQETPTNRTITETTNTLKSLTITTCEMCDDKDAVVSYRCEECDQFACETCARSHSRIKATRSHTLTPATSTGEPTLPQSKDLHCQVHAEEKLRFYCTKCNQVICRDCKLTSHEGHSTTDVSQKSLDARAVLQDILPILQNSLQPQLQKILDDAVKQKTEVKKQKQEIASTLRQRADLIKAEVDACLMKAEKDLFMESGDTELAVDQSVTEMTKQMSTLNDLTQRVERVLQSAGDAALLQLPKQAGDLVGAKHQVAVPPVTSASLFGGHTSFQPQFSFNTPFQPQSYGKLDAFTTDVWKTSLRLTGAETSSTHAGSFMFGSSPKPKYTGINIEGNANQQPFRVLDSLKTEITRCFGKVEKVLQVSPAPLGFFTRAMSASPRADETVGEVKIQIFNLQRKLQGWV; this is encoded by the exons ATGACAACAAGAAGGGAGACTGGTGTTGGTGAGGAAGCGATGAAAAGTCAGGAAACTCCCACCAACCGGACCATAACAGAGACTACGAATACTCTAAAGTCTTTGACCATAACTACCTGTGAAATGTGTGACGACAAAGATGCTGTTGTGAGTTACAGGTGCGAAGAGTGTGATCAGTTTGCTTGCGAGACGTGCGCTCGATCACATTCTCGCATCAAGGCCACTCGCTCGCACACTCTCACACCAGCGACCTCCACTGGCGAACCAACTCTACCACAGTCGAAGGACTTACACTGCCAAGTGCACGCCGAAGAGAAGCTTCGTTTCTACTGCACCAAATGCAACCAGGTGATTTGCCGCGACTGTAAGCTGACATCACACGAGGGACATAGCACCACAGACGTGTCACAGAAAAGCCTGGATGCCAGAGCTGTGCTCCAAGACATTTTGCCCATACTTCAGAACAGTCTCCAACCACAGCTGCAGAAGATCCTCGATGATGCCGTGAAGCAAAAAACGGAGGTGAAGAAACAGAAACAGGAGATAGCATCGACGTTACGCCAGCGAGCGGACCTAATCAAAGCAGAGGTGGATGCCTGCTTGATGAAAGCAGAGAAAGATCTCTTCATGGAGTCCGGAGACACGGAGCTGGCTGTCGACCAGAGTGTGACGGAAATGACTAAGCAGATGTCGACCTTGAACGACCTTACTCAGCGTGTGGAGCGAGTTCTGCAGAGCGCTGGTGATGCTGCACTGCTTCAGCTTCCTAAGCAG gCTGGAGACCTTGTGGGGGCAAAGCATCAGGTAGCAGTGCCACCAGTGACGTCAGCTTCTTTGTTTGGTGGCCATACTTCCTTTCAGCCTCAATTTTCTTTCAATACTCCCTTTCAGCCTCAATCCTATGGAAAACTTGATGCGTTTACCACAGACGTATGGAAGACTAGTCTGCGTTTGACGGGCGCTGAGACTTCTTCGACTCATGCAGGCAGTTTTATGTTTGGTTCTTCACCTAAACCTAAATACACTGGCATTAACATTGAAGGCAACGCCAATCAACAGCCATTCAGAGTGCTCGATTCACTGAAAACAGAAATCACCAGATGTTTTGGAAAAGTGGAAAAGGTTCTGCAGGTTTCGCCTGCGCCACTTGGCTTTTTCACTAGGGCTATGTCAGCCAGTCCACGGGCGGACGAAACTGTGGGAGAGGTTAAGATACAGATTTTTAACCTTCAGCGTAAATTACAGGGCTGGGTGTGA